In the genome of Colletes latitarsis isolate SP2378_abdomen chromosome 9, iyColLati1, whole genome shotgun sequence, one region contains:
- the Vih gene encoding ubiquitin conjugating enzyme vih, protein MAQNINPFYSSQNAPSKAAEEKQNVPKDNHAVSKRLQKELMVLMMSTEKGVSAFPDGENLFKWIGTITGPRDTVYAGLTYKLTLEFPHSYPYSAPVVRFATPCFHPNVDAVGNICLDILKDKWSALYDVRTILLSIQSLLSEPNNESPLNLQAANLWSDQTKYKKHLTEEYHRALNRDQQDS, encoded by the exons ATGGCACAGAATATAAATCCGTTTTATTCGTCTCAAAACGCGCCGAGCAAAGCTGCTGAAGAAAAGCAGAATGTACCGAAAGACAACCATGCAGTTAGTAAACG ATTGCAGAAGGAACTCATGGTTTTAATGATGAGTACGGAAAAAGGTGTTTCTGCTTTCCCTGACGGGGAAAATTTGTTCAAGTGGATCGGAACTATCACAGGACCAAGGGATACG gtttacgCCGGTCTTACTTATAAGTTGACTTTGGAATTTCCTCATAGTTACCCGTATAGTGCACCAGTTGTACGCTTTGCTACTCCTTGTTTCCATCCAAATGTAGATGCAGTGGGTAACATTTGTTTGGATATATTAAAAGATAAATGGAGTGCTCTGTACGATGTTCGTACTATACTACTTTCTATACAATCTCTTCTTAGCG AACCTAATAATGAAAGCCCTCTCAATCTTCAAGCAGCAAATCTATGGAGCGATCAAACAAAGTATAAGAAACATTTAACGGAAGAATATCACAGAGCTTTGAATCGTGATCAACAAGATTCTTGA